The DNA window TCTTACGCGGGGACCCCGGCAAAGGTTCGCTCAAAGTTAAGCGCAAACGCCCAGGCTGGCACCTGTCCTACCTCGCCCAACTCCTCGGGTTTCCCTGCACTTGAAGCGCGTTTTCCGTGATGCTAAATATGACCTCAACTTTAATGCTCCGTTTTCAGCATTGTACGAGAGCCAGCCTTTGGTGAGGTTTACCTCAACCGCAGTCCAGGCAGGACAGCCCGTGCTTGCGCTATCTACAGCACGACTAGACTTCAGTGGCGAGAGAACCGCCACTAGTCAACTTCAGCGTCTACCCTTGAGCAGCGAAACGGCGGCCAACGCTGGTGAGAGTCGCAGTCAGACCGGTGCTACGGTGGACAAAAAATTCACTATCCGTAACGACGGAACTGGCGCACTGATTGGGGGCATGACGCTGATTGCCACTGGCTCAGGTGGGAACGTCTTTCGCTTGCAAGGAGATCCCACGCTCAAACTCAGTCCTGGCCAGAGCTTTGAAGTCATGGTCAGTTATCACCCCGTTGATAACTCTCCGGCAGAAGGCAGCGTCCGCATTAGCACCAATGCCGGGGTGAAAAGTATCTTTTTACGCGGCAACGGCATTGGCGTTGTGCCGCAAGCGCAGGCGCAACTCACAGTATCACCGAGTAGTATCAATTTTCGTTCGGTTGAAGTAGCGAAGTTTCACGATGATCGTTTTACGGTCATCAACACGGGGAAGAGCACTCTGACTGGCGAGGTCAGCCTCGCTGCTCCGTTTAGCCTCGTCTCTGGCGGCACGTTCAGTGTCGAGCCGGGGAAAACTCACACCGTGGTTGTGCGCTTCGCGCCAACGACTAGCGGAAGTGTTTCCCAGAGAGCGACAATTACCTCGAATGGTGGCTCTGCTACCGTGCAATTGCTTGGGATAGGAGAGCAGTCCCAGCTCTGCGTTGACCCAGCCTCGCTGAATTTTGGCACGATCACAGAGAAGACAACGAAAGATCTCACGTTGACAGTGGAAAATTGTGGCAACGGCTCCCTCAGTGGTAACGTCGAGGTTGCAGCGCCTTTCAGTGTTGTTACTGGCGCCAACTTTGCTCTTGCTGAAGGGGGAAGCCAAACCGTAACCATTCGCTTTGCTCCGCTCACGGACGGCGAAGTAAAAAGTAGCGCAAAAATCACTACGGCGAGCAATTCTACCACCGTATCGCTCGTCGGAGCCGTCTTAAAGGCGGAACCCGTCAAGCTCCCGAAACTCTGTTTCGAGCCTACCGCTCTCAGTTTCGGCGGTGTTCCCGTCGGCTCGACTGCAGATCTTTTTCTCGTGCTTACGAACTGCGGAACAGCGGATCTCACTCTGAGTTTAGCTCTCACTGGTCCCTTTACTCTGGTAACACAAGGCCCTGCCAGTCTTGCTGTGGGAGAGAAAGCATCGGTCGCAATCCGTTTTGCTCCACGGCAGGAGGGAAGTCAGACCGGAACCTTGACCCTGACATTCAACAACCAGCAAATCTCCATTAGTCTCGCGGGAGAAGGGAAGGGGGTGCCGAAAGTGTGCACTTCTCATGCTGCTCTTGAGTTTGGCGCGGTAAGTCCCGGTGTAGATAAGGATCTATCCTTCACTATAACCAACTGTGGAGATAGCGTATTGACCGGGAATGTGACGACGACGGCTCCCTTCAGCATTGTTACTGGTGGACAATTTTCGTTGACAAAAGGCAACAGTCAGGTAGTGATCGTTCGCTTCATGCCGACCAAGGATGGAACATTTGTCGATATTGCCGCAGTGAACTCTGATGGTGGAACTGCGAGTGTGAAGTTGATGGGAAGTAGCGTCAAGGACCCGAAACTCTGTGTATCACCGGCAGTATTAGATTTTACCGTCAGCTCCTCCGCAACAACCGGCTCTCGTCCTTTCTCCATAGAGAATTGTGGTGGAGGAGTGTTGACAGGAACGGCAACGCTATCCTGCAAAAATTGCGACATGTATTCGCAGTTCTCGTTTGCTAGCTTTCCCGGGATTTTCACGCTCAAAGCGGGAGAAAAGCTGCTGGTGACTGTCAATTTTTCTACCTACGGAGATGGATCTCTCAGTGACACTATTGACGTTGTTGCAAGCAATGGAGATGCGGCAGTCGTGCAGCTACAGGGAAGCGGAGGGTTTTTCTCGAACCTTGAATGACAGGATTGCGCGAGCTGAACCTCGGAACCTGCTTGCGATTCATTGAGCCAATAATTTTTCGCTTGACATCCACTGCACAAGAGGACTAGGAGGGCAGTAGCTGTCAGCAGTCAGTCATCAGCTCTCAGCCAAAAAGGAAACGCTCTGATTTTCCTGGAGGGTTTTTTTACCGAGTGGTGAATACTGATCGCTGAACGCTTGCTCGAAAAAGGAGGTTCCTATGGCAGTGTCGTCTTCTGCGACAGTCGCGGTGCGGGCGTATCATTGGCCACAACGTTTTACTGTGGTCATTCTCCTGTGTTTGAGCGTTGTGATCCTCTACATGGACCGAGTGAATATGTCAGTCGTTGCGCCGGTGCTCATGCAAGAGCTGGGGTGGGATCCAGCAGTGATGGGCACGGTGCTCTCGGCCTTCTTCGTTGGCTATTTCTTAACACAAATCCCCGGTGGCTGGTTGTCTGATCGCTGGGGGACAAAAGGGATTCTTGGTGGTGCAGTGGCGTGGTGGTCATTGGTAACCATGCTCACACCATTTGCTACTATCACCTCCACTATGCTTGCCGTGCGTGTTGCTCTTGGACTTGGCGAGGGGATGAGTCCGCCGTGCCTCTACACCACGATGGCGCGCTGGTTTCCTGCCAGCGAACGTTCGCGTGTCGGTGCGGTGTTGGCAAGTGGCATGTACATTGGTCTGGCCATCGCTTTCCCCACAGCCGTGTGGATTATGACGCACCTCGGCTGGCCGTGGGTATTCTACATCTTTGGTGCGTTGGGGATCGTGTGGAGTGCGATTTGGTTTTTCTTAGTCACAAGCAACCCAGAGGATCATCCGCGGATCTCACAAGAAGAGCTGAACTTTATCCTCCAGGGACAACACGCTACGCCGAAAGCAGAGACCATTCCGTGGGGACTTATCCTTCATGAACGGGCGTTCTGGGCGTTGCTCTGCGCTCATTTTTGTACCAACTGGACGTGGTACACGTTTCTCACCTGGTTACCTACGTACCTGGTACAAGCACGTGGCTTCTCTCTCAGTGAGATGGGTTTCTATGCCACATTTCCCTATATTGCCATGATGTTCTTTGGCAATGGTTCGGCGTGGATGGCAGATCGTATGATTCAGGGCGGAACCAGTATCACGTTTGTCCGTAAACTATGGCAAACGGTGGCGTTTGTTGGCGCAGCGGTCTGTTTGTTCGCATTGATTCAAGTTGCCTCGCCAATGCTTGCGGTACTCTGTATTACGCTCGGGCTCGGGTTTCTGGCGTGTTTTTCCCCCGGTATGGGAATTAACCATCTCGACATTGGGCCAAAATACGCAGGCGCATTAGTCGGAATGACGAACACTGCCGCTACGATTCCGGGTATTCTTGCGCCGATTATTATTGGCTTCATCGTCAAATGGACCGGCGATTGGAATATGGTCTTCTATCTGGCGATTGGCGTGATGCTCGTCGGAACGGTGATTTGGAATTTGTTTGCGACGGGCGAGAAGCGGTTTGAGTGAAACGATAGCGGATGAATGAAAAAATCAAGCGAGGGATGCGTTGACTCTTACGGCAGCAAGTAGATACGCCCCTCGCTAAAGTCGATTTGTAATCGTCGATTCGCGAAAGCGTTAACGCCAAGGACCCCTTGAATTCCTAACCGGAGGTGACTCAGTTCAAGAACTCCAGCACGGAATGGCGGGAGGTCAATCTCACCAAATCCGACAGTATCCAGTTCCACCAGCTGAACAGGACTCACTCTGCCGTTGACGCCAACAACGCGATCGGAACCGACAATACGGAAACCAAAGTCACCAGCAATTGTAGGGACAATAAGACTCCGGAGCGCCCCAGTGTCAATCAGCACTGTGAATCGGTGCTCACTCAGGCGCAGGGTCACTACCGGAAGCCGGTTCGGTGGAAATGCTACCCAATTTCTTGGCATATCAAGCTATGACAGTTGGACCAGGTTCGGTATAGACGCCGTGGAACATCCCGGTAATCTTTCCTTGCCGTGCCGCCTCTTGCCGGAGCGGGACAAGATTCATATCGTCAGGATCGACGGCGAGGAGACGACACTTCAGAATTTCCCACTTGGTCTCCTCCGTAACCTCGACTAACAGCCAGAGATCTGGATACATTTCCTGCCATTCTTCCAAAGAGCGTTCTTCTTGTGAGTTGATGATGTGTGGCTCTGCTGGTTTACTTAGAGTCTGCACGATCATTGGTTAGTCCTCTTTAGAGCATTTATACACCACAACCGCGAACGCCGGTAGCACAAACAAGAAAGGGCAACCCTCCTGGGCTACCCTCTACATACATTGCTAGAAAACGGAGAAGGGAAGAAAACCCATCCCTTCCCTCTAATTCCTAACTTCTACCCGCGACCATGGCGGAGGAGTTTGCCAGGTGTTGCGTTGGTGCATGTACCGTCTTCGAAGGTCACGTCGCCGTTGACCATGATCCAGCGATAGCCTTCGGCGTATTGCACGCGACGCCATTCGCCAGCCGGGAAGTCGTGCACGATCTTTGGTTTATCTGGCGTGAGCTTCAGGTTTTGCAGATCGTAGACAACAACGTCCGCCGGTGCGCCTTCTTTCAACACGCCGCGATCTTGGAAGCCAGCGCACTGTGCAGGCATACCGCTCAGGCGATAGTGTGCTTCTTCGAGGCTCATGAAGCCAGCATCACGCACCATCCAGGTGAGCATGTCGGTCGGATAGGCACCGATGGTGAGGAACTTGGTGTGCGCGCCACCATCCGACACACCAGCGATGCTGTACTGCGAGGACATCAGCTCTGCGGCGTAATCTTCGCGTACGTTGCGGGCTGGGGTCTCGAATTCGGTCTTGAGGTCGTCAGCAACGACGATATCAAGCATCGCTTCGATTGGATGTTTGCCCTCTGCTTTGGCAATCTCTTCAACTGTCTTGCCAACGTACTTTTGCAGGCTCGGGTTATCGACGGACTCAATGGTGAATTCCTTGAACGAGCCCGTGACGACTGGGGTATGTCCAGTGTCATAATCAGCAATGAGTGCTTGGCGCATCGCTGGGTTCTTGAACTTCATCAGGCGTTCAGTCGGCGTCCCCATTGTTGCTTCACGCCACGCGTCGTTACCATCAAACAGGTTCATATCACCGAAGGTGAAGTAGAGCCCTTGGCGCATGACCGCGGTCTGGTTGTAAATCTTGCGCCCTTCCTTGTTGGTCTTTTCCATCCAGCGCAGGATGCGACGATGGAGAGACGGGCGATCATCGCGAACCGCTGTGGCATTAAAGAGGATCGGACGGCCAGACACATCAGCCAGCTTATCGTAGAAGTCCATGTCATTCTGGAATTCTGGGCTGGACTGCGTCAGTTGGATAAACCCTGCATTGCGTTTTTTCAGCACGCGAGCGAACGCGAGCATGTCGTCATCCGTCATTGTGTCAGTCACCATCGGTGACCCATCGTAGTCGCGTTGGACCGACACGAAGCCATTGCCTAAACGTTGCGCTGAGATACCGCAGCCGCCTGCATCAAGCGCTTCTTCGACAATCCGACACATTTCTTGCATTTCTTTTTCGGTCGCCGGACGGCTCTTTGCCGCTTCGAGCCCCATCGTCCAAATCATGATCGGGGCTAGTGGCACGAAACTGAGGACGTTCAGACCTTTGGGGGTCTTATCGAGGAAATTCATCCAGTCTGGGAAGGTTACCCAATCCCACTTCATGCCCTCTTTCATTGACTCAAATGGAATTGCTTCGACACGGGACATCGTCAACATTGCACGGTCGCGCAGCTCTGGTTTACATGGTGCAAAACCGAAGCCGCAGTTGCCGACGACGATAGAGGTTACTCCGTGCCAGCCGGACAACGTGCAATAGGGGTCCCAGTTAATCTGGGCATCATAGTGGGTGTGAAGATCGACGAATCCTGGGGCAACGATCAAGCCGTTGGCATCGAGCGTTTTCTTGGCATCACTCGGATTAAGCTTGCCAATCTTGGCTACTTTCCCGTTCTTGATTCCAACATCAGCAAGATACCGAGGGGAACGATTGCCATCGACAACGGTGCCACCACGAATAAGAACATCATAATCAGCCATGTGTGACCCTCCTTCAGGATGAGAAAAATTGAGCATTCATTCAGAATCTTCTATGGCAACCATGCCATAGAACGAGGATAAGTGTCAATGAAAGGCAGAGATATTGCGGTTTGACAACCAGCCTTCACTCAGAGTAAGGAACAGCTGGCTTTCATCTTGGGGGAAAAGGAGGAGCACTCCCATGGCAAAGTTTGACGAATACGCTAACAAATACCAAACCATTCGTATGGAGCGACGTAATGGCATCTTGCAGATGACATTTCACACAGAAGGAGGGAGCTTGCGTTGGGGGTTACTGCCGCATCGGGAATTTACCTTCGCGTTTGCCGATATTGGTAGCGACCCAGAAAATAAAGTCGTCATTATGACGGGCACAGGGGAGGAATTCTCTGGGCCGCGTCCGCAGGGGAACTACCGTCCTGGTGGCAGCCCACGTGCATGGGACACGATCTACTGGGAAGGCAAGCACCTCTTACAAAACCTGCTCGATATCGAAGTCCCGATGATTGCGGCAGTCAATGGTCCAGCACTGCGGCACTCTGAGTTGCCACTCTTGTGTGACATCGTGCTCGCCTCGGAAACGGCCGAGTTTCAGGATTCTGCTCATTTCCCGACCGGCCTCGTTCCAGGCGATGGGATGCATGTCATCTATCCATTGCTGCTGGGACCGAACCGTGGCCGGTATTTTTTGCTCACCGGTCAGATTATTAACGCCCGTCAGGCGCATGACCTCGGATTAGTCGGTGAGGTTTTGCCGAAGGACCGGCTACTCACGCGGGCGTGGGAATTGGCCGAACAGTTGGCAAAACAACCTCTGCTCACGCTCCGCTATGCACGTGTGGCGTTGACTTTAGACTTGAAGCGGCGCATGCAGGATTTGCTCGGTTACGGTCTGGCTCTCGAAGGCTTAGCCTCTTTAGATACCGAAACCGAGACGAAGTAACTGTAGGGAGGAAAGGTCAATGTCCGTGTATAGAAAAGGTAGGGTCAGTATCGCCTTTGCTTTGGGGGTTGTTCTAGCAGGAGTGCCGACGCAGGGATGGGCGGCTGCACCGGTTGCTGGACCCGACGGCGCTAAAGTGTACGACCAACGCTGTGCCCAGTGTCATAATGGCCAAGTTGCGCGGGCGCCGAAACTTGAATTTCTCAAAGTGCGGAGTCCAGAATCGATCGTTGACTCGCTCGAAAACGGCGTGATGAAGTTCATTGGGTTAGCAATGGGCGACCCAGAGCGGAAAGCCGTCGCTGAATATATCGCCGGGAAACCTATTACCGGCGAAGATGTCTTAAAAGACACAACTGCTAATATGTGCCCTCAGGCCCCAGGCGAGTTTACGGTTACTGACAAAGACCCGCAGTGGAATGGCTGGGGCGTAACGCTTGATAATGCACGCTTTCAATCGAGCGAGAATGCTGGCCTGAAAGCCGAGCAAATTCCCAACCTCAAACTGAAATGGGCCTTTGGCTTTGCGCAGAATTCGGTTGCCTCGCAACCAACGGTTGTAGGTGGCCGCATTTTTATTGGGACGATGCGCGGGCAAATCTATTCGCTTGACGCCAAAACTGGTTGTGTCTATTGGGCGAAAAAAATCCGTGCGGGAATGCGCAGTACGATTACTATCGCACAACTCCCTAAGACGAATCCGCCAAAGTACGTGGCCTATTTTGGTGACCTGGCGGCGAACGTCCATGCACTGGATGCGCAGACTGGTGAAGAATTATGGATAGTGAACGTCGACAAACATCCGCTGGCGCGTGTGACAGGTTCGACCAAATTTCATGACAATCGCTTGTATGTTCCCGTGACCTCACTTGAAGAAGCTGGTGGCGCAGAGCCGACGTACCAATGCTGTAGTTTCCGCGGCAATGTCGTGGCCTTGAATGCCACTACGGGCAAGCAAGTCTGGAAGACGTACACGATTCAGAAAAAACTCAGGCCAACCTGGAAAAACGCGAAAGGCGTACAGCAGTATGGCCCGGCGGGTGCTGGGGTGTGGGCGTCGCCAACGCTCGATCCAGAACGTGGCGTGCTCTATGTCACTACGGGTGACGACTATGCTGATCCGCCGTCAAATGCCAGTGACGCAATTATCTCTATGAATATGAAGACTGGCAAAATCCAGTGGATTACGCAGTGCTTAAAAGGAGATGCCTTTAACATCGCCTGTACCTCAAAGGATAAAACCAATTGCCCCAAAGCGAACGGACCAGATCTTGATTTCGGATCATCTCCGATTCTACGGAATATTGACGGGAAACGTATTGTGTTAGCTGGACAGAAATCGGGCGTGCTCCACGCGGTTGATGCCGACAACAAAGGCAAGTTCCTGTGGCAAAAACGCGTCGGTAAAGGCGGGCTCATTGGTGGCATTCAATGGGGACCTGCGGCAGACACCAATCAGATCTATGTGGCGTTGTCCGATATTGGTGTAAAGCTCGTTGATGATCCAGATGTTGGTTCGAAGTCTGAACTCGACAGCACCGTTGGTGGCGGGATGTTCGCCTATAGCATCGCCAACGGTGAAAAGACGTGGGAAACTCCACCGCCAGGTTGTGGCGATCGCAAGAACTGCAGCCCTGCGCAGTCTGCCGCGGTGTCAGTGATTCCGGG is part of the Deltaproteobacteria bacterium genome and encodes:
- a CDS encoding choice-of-anchor D domain-containing protein; protein product: MLALSTARLDFSGERTATSQLQRLPLSSETAANAGESRSQTGATVDKKFTIRNDGTGALIGGMTLIATGSGGNVFRLQGDPTLKLSPGQSFEVMVSYHPVDNSPAEGSVRISTNAGVKSIFLRGNGIGVVPQAQAQLTVSPSSINFRSVEVAKFHDDRFTVINTGKSTLTGEVSLAAPFSLVSGGTFSVEPGKTHTVVVRFAPTTSGSVSQRATITSNGGSATVQLLGIGEQSQLCVDPASLNFGTITEKTTKDLTLTVENCGNGSLSGNVEVAAPFSVVTGANFALAEGGSQTVTIRFAPLTDGEVKSSAKITTASNSTTVSLVGAVLKAEPVKLPKLCFEPTALSFGGVPVGSTADLFLVLTNCGTADLTLSLALTGPFTLVTQGPASLAVGEKASVAIRFAPRQEGSQTGTLTLTFNNQQISISLAGEGKGVPKVCTSHAALEFGAVSPGVDKDLSFTITNCGDSVLTGNVTTTAPFSIVTGGQFSLTKGNSQVVIVRFMPTKDGTFVDIAAVNSDGGTASVKLMGSSVKDPKLCVSPAVLDFTVSSSATTGSRPFSIENCGGGVLTGTATLSCKNCDMYSQFSFASFPGIFTLKAGEKLLVTVNFSTYGDGSLSDTIDVVASNGDAAVVQLQGSGGFFSNLE
- a CDS encoding ACS family MFS transporter, which codes for MAVSSSATVAVRAYHWPQRFTVVILLCLSVVILYMDRVNMSVVAPVLMQELGWDPAVMGTVLSAFFVGYFLTQIPGGWLSDRWGTKGILGGAVAWWSLVTMLTPFATITSTMLAVRVALGLGEGMSPPCLYTTMARWFPASERSRVGAVLASGMYIGLAIAFPTAVWIMTHLGWPWVFYIFGALGIVWSAIWFFLVTSNPEDHPRISQEELNFILQGQHATPKAETIPWGLILHERAFWALLCAHFCTNWTWYTFLTWLPTYLVQARGFSLSEMGFYATFPYIAMMFFGNGSAWMADRMIQGGTSITFVRKLWQTVAFVGAAVCLFALIQVASPMLAVLCITLGLGFLACFSPGMGINHLDIGPKYAGALVGMTNTAATIPGILAPIIIGFIVKWTGDWNMVFYLAIGVMLVGTVIWNLFATGEKRFE
- a CDS encoding amidohydrolase family protein, translating into MADYDVLIRGGTVVDGNRSPRYLADVGIKNGKVAKIGKLNPSDAKKTLDANGLIVAPGFVDLHTHYDAQINWDPYCTLSGWHGVTSIVVGNCGFGFAPCKPELRDRAMLTMSRVEAIPFESMKEGMKWDWVTFPDWMNFLDKTPKGLNVLSFVPLAPIMIWTMGLEAAKSRPATEKEMQEMCRIVEEALDAGGCGISAQRLGNGFVSVQRDYDGSPMVTDTMTDDDMLAFARVLKKRNAGFIQLTQSSPEFQNDMDFYDKLADVSGRPILFNATAVRDDRPSLHRRILRWMEKTNKEGRKIYNQTAVMRQGLYFTFGDMNLFDGNDAWREATMGTPTERLMKFKNPAMRQALIADYDTGHTPVVTGSFKEFTIESVDNPSLQKYVGKTVEEIAKAEGKHPIEAMLDIVVADDLKTEFETPARNVREDYAAELMSSQYSIAGVSDGGAHTKFLTIGAYPTDMLTWMVRDAGFMSLEEAHYRLSGMPAQCAGFQDRGVLKEGAPADVVVYDLQNLKLTPDKPKIVHDFPAGEWRRVQYAEGYRWIMVNGDVTFEDGTCTNATPGKLLRHGRG
- a CDS encoding enoyl-CoA hydratase/isomerase family protein; the encoded protein is MAKFDEYANKYQTIRMERRNGILQMTFHTEGGSLRWGLLPHREFTFAFADIGSDPENKVVIMTGTGEEFSGPRPQGNYRPGGSPRAWDTIYWEGKHLLQNLLDIEVPMIAAVNGPALRHSELPLLCDIVLASETAEFQDSAHFPTGLVPGDGMHVIYPLLLGPNRGRYFLLTGQIINARQAHDLGLVGEVLPKDRLLTRAWELAEQLAKQPLLTLRYARVALTLDLKRRMQDLLGYGLALEGLASLDTETETK
- a CDS encoding cytochrome C oxidase Cbb3, yielding MSVYRKGRVSIAFALGVVLAGVPTQGWAAAPVAGPDGAKVYDQRCAQCHNGQVARAPKLEFLKVRSPESIVDSLENGVMKFIGLAMGDPERKAVAEYIAGKPITGEDVLKDTTANMCPQAPGEFTVTDKDPQWNGWGVTLDNARFQSSENAGLKAEQIPNLKLKWAFGFAQNSVASQPTVVGGRIFIGTMRGQIYSLDAKTGCVYWAKKIRAGMRSTITIAQLPKTNPPKYVAYFGDLAANVHALDAQTGEELWIVNVDKHPLARVTGSTKFHDNRLYVPVTSLEEAGGAEPTYQCCSFRGNVVALNATTGKQVWKTYTIQKKLRPTWKNAKGVQQYGPAGAGVWASPTLDPERGVLYVTTGDDYADPPSNASDAIISMNMKTGKIQWITQCLKGDAFNIACTSKDKTNCPKANGPDLDFGSSPILRNIDGKRIVLAGQKSGVLHAVDADNKGKFLWQKRVGKGGLIGGIQWGPAADTNQIYVALSDIGVKLVDDPDVGSKSELDSTVGGGMFAYSIANGEKTWETPPPGCGDRKNCSPAQSAAVSVIPGAVFSGSVDGHMRAYGTEDGKIIWEFDAAKEFKTINNVPANGGSFDGAGPTVVGGMLYTYSGYGMWGGAPGNVLLAFSVDGK